The Dysidea avara chromosome 13, odDysAvar1.4, whole genome shotgun sequence genome includes a region encoding these proteins:
- the LOC136242511 gene encoding diacylglycerol lipase-alpha-like isoform X2, whose protein sequence is MPHLKCCGNTWSSGSDDFVVSSLLGVVLHVALLGGLIFMTVIIFDPDCFPDKHQKDIVFAYTCSQYAIQVLVIVSEGLVGFVSSRGTVINDKPRHLLPHFLRLRAFLYFAEALGCAFGGYVAWSLYIQNHIDCQHQDRITRGIRGYVLSSIIILVIIGISFLIYFDPLGLQTPSLIEELDFYDDNDEYDASNDDNDVTVMVQGIQRSVRKGKIVNSAVVKGIPKNHKLYSTNAKKQWLQRVKVLLCCVCSNETRSVEQVLEDIAHSMAILFEGNKLVLSDFVAGLMLVYRDQKERKKDANYDPGAKLKTATYNIMADDQFTPGYKMDTPHEPVDFHSPETTLLGKNIRHYLKFAIGIYGWPAHVYISPIAGTACVCTHLRCRATSRRSEVFTDDNCCLCNTAAMRVRSELTNDEDIIYISFKNEVHLPPFSLCFDHPNKAVVLSIRGSMSLKDALTDLNLSMTSIHVDDAAYHDRVMKVHSGMLHAAKNIKKIIGTRLTEIFRSEQYRDYKLIITGHSLGAGVAAVLAVLYHSRYENLHCYSFSPPGALFTLPLVEYSKPFITTIIYGSDIVPRMTFRGLLYLKRTMVNLLKQCDLPKHAILFPYLFCCYRQQHNYEEFEASDLYNFSNEEEGVLKTPVW, encoded by the exons ATGCCACACTTGAAATGCTGCGGTAATACCTGGAGCTCTGGTAGTGACGACTTTGTGGTATCTTCTCTGCTCGGTGTTGTCCTACACGTTGCACT GTTAGGTGGATTGATTTTTATGACTGTTATAATATTTGATCCAGACTGCTTTCCAGATAAACACCAGAAGGACATTGTGTTTGCATACACATGCAGCCAGTACGCCATTCAAGTGTTGGTGATTGTTTCTGAAGGGTTGGTGGGTTTTGTGAGCAGCAGGGGAACAGTCATAAATGATAAACCACGTCATCTGCTACCCCATTTCTTACGCCTCCGAGCATTCCTGTACTTTGCAGAGGCACTTGGTTGTGCCTTTGGTGGTTATGTGGCTTGGAGCCTGTACATACAAAACCACATTGACTGTCAGCATCAAGACCGAATCACTCGAGGAATCAGAGGATATGTGCTTAGCTCGATAATCATCCTCGTAATCATTGGCATTTCATTTCTGATATACTTTGACCCACTGGGACTGCAGACACCAAGCTTGATAGAAGAATTGGACTTttatgatgacaatgatgagtACGATGCCAgtaatgatgacaatgatgtaACTGTCATGGTACAGGGTATTCAGCGCTCAGTGCGTAAAGGCAAAATTGTCAACAGTGCAGTTGTCAAGGGTATTCCCAAAAACCACAAATTGTATAGCACTAATGCCAAGAAACAGTGGCTACAACGGGTTAAAGTTTTGCTATGTTGTGTTTGTAGTAATGAGACCAGATCAGTAGAACAAGTATTAGAGGACATTGCTCATAGTATGGCAATATTGTTTGAGGGCAACAAACTTGTATTGTCAGACTTTGTGGCTGGTCTGATGTTAGTGTATCGTGATCAGAAGGAACGGAAGAAAGATGCCAACTATGATCCAGGAGCTAAGTTGAAAACT GCTACATACAACATCATGGCTGATGACCAGTTTACACCAGGCTACAAAATGGACACACCACATGAACCAGTTGACTTCCACTCTCCA GAAACCACACTACTAGGAAAAAATATCAGACACTACTTGAAGTTTGCTATTGGCATATATGGATGGCCAGCACACGTGTACATCAGTCCAATAGCAGGCACTGCCTGTGTGTGTACCCATCTCAG ATGCAGAGCAACTAGCAGGCGTTCAGAAGTTTTTACTGATGATAACTGTTGCCTGTGTAACACAGCAGCAATGAGAGTGCGCTCTGAACTAACAAATGATGAAGACATAATTTACATTTCATTCAAGAATGAG GTGCATTTGCCTCCATTTTCACTCTGCTTTGACCATCCTAATAAAGCTGTGGTGTTGTCAATACGTGGATCAATGTCACTAAAA GATGCTCTGACTGACTTGAACCTGTCAATGACTAGCATACATGTGGATGATGCTGCGTATCATGATCGAGTGATGAAAGTTCATTCT GGAATGCTTCATGCTGCCAAAAATATCAAGAAAATTATTGGCACGAGGTTGACAGAAATATTCAGATCTGAACAG TATCGAGACTACAAGCTGATCATTACTGGTCACTCACTGGGAGCTGGTGTTGCTGCTGTCTTAGCAGTGTTGTATCATAGTAGATATGAAAACCTCCATTGTTATTCCTTCTCTCCACCGGGAGCATTGTTTACACTACCACTAGTGGAGTATTCTAAACCTTTCATTACTACTATCATCTATGGAAGTGACATTGTACCCAG AATGACATTTCGTGGTCTGCTATATCTCAAAAGAACCATGGTAAATCTATTGAAGCAATGTGATCTTCCTAAG CATGCCATCCTTTTCCCATACTTGTTCTGTTGCTATCGACAACAACACAACTATGAAGAGTTTGAAGCATCTGATCTCTATAATTTTTCAAATGAAGAGGAAGGTGTCCTAAAGACTCCAG TCTGGTAA
- the LOC136242511 gene encoding diacylglycerol lipase-beta-like isoform X1, protein MPHLKCCGNTWSSGSDDFVVSSLLGVVLHVALLGGLIFMTVIIFDPDCFPDKHQKDIVFAYTCSQYAIQVLVIVSEGLVGFVSSRGTVINDKPRHLLPHFLRLRAFLYFAEALGCAFGGYVAWSLYIQNHIDCQHQDRITRGIRGYVLSSIIILVIIGISFLIYFDPLGLQTPSLIEELDFYDDNDEYDASNDDNDVTVMVQGIQRSVRKGKIVNSAVVKGIPKNHKLYSTNAKKQWLQRVKVLLCCVCSNETRSVEQVLEDIAHSMAILFEGNKLVLSDFVAGLMLVYRDQKERKKDANYDPGAKLKTATYNIMADDQFTPGYKMDTPHEPVDFHSPETTLLGKNIRHYLKFAIGIYGWPAHVYISPIAGTACVCTHLRCRATSRRSEVFTDDNCCLCNTAAMRVRSELTNDEDIIYISFKNEVHLPPFSLCFDHPNKAVVLSIRGSMSLKDALTDLNLSMTSIHVDDAAYHDRVMKVHSGMLHAAKNIKKIIGTRLTEIFRSEQYRDYKLIITGHSLGAGVAAVLAVLYHSRYENLHCYSFSPPGALFTLPLVEYSKPFITTIIYGSDIVPRMTFRGLLYLKRTMVNLLKQCDLPKHAILFPYLFCCYRQQHNYEEFEASDLYNFSNEEEGVLKTPGEILSSNVGNILAAKESGKMWRRKTKESRLHKFVEKIHAVEQTPAFVPGRVLYIRDTGGKVRKTITDEKEVDAVWESNEEFCHIIVDADMFNHHLPNLVINAVDRFYHQKIQRKHKVPRTPPVHYSKLSDKQQLITSAVNPIAMEEDSPFGIGNNQQVEVEIHNNPTNEDTDIPISWL, encoded by the exons ATGCCACACTTGAAATGCTGCGGTAATACCTGGAGCTCTGGTAGTGACGACTTTGTGGTATCTTCTCTGCTCGGTGTTGTCCTACACGTTGCACT GTTAGGTGGATTGATTTTTATGACTGTTATAATATTTGATCCAGACTGCTTTCCAGATAAACACCAGAAGGACATTGTGTTTGCATACACATGCAGCCAGTACGCCATTCAAGTGTTGGTGATTGTTTCTGAAGGGTTGGTGGGTTTTGTGAGCAGCAGGGGAACAGTCATAAATGATAAACCACGTCATCTGCTACCCCATTTCTTACGCCTCCGAGCATTCCTGTACTTTGCAGAGGCACTTGGTTGTGCCTTTGGTGGTTATGTGGCTTGGAGCCTGTACATACAAAACCACATTGACTGTCAGCATCAAGACCGAATCACTCGAGGAATCAGAGGATATGTGCTTAGCTCGATAATCATCCTCGTAATCATTGGCATTTCATTTCTGATATACTTTGACCCACTGGGACTGCAGACACCAAGCTTGATAGAAGAATTGGACTTttatgatgacaatgatgagtACGATGCCAgtaatgatgacaatgatgtaACTGTCATGGTACAGGGTATTCAGCGCTCAGTGCGTAAAGGCAAAATTGTCAACAGTGCAGTTGTCAAGGGTATTCCCAAAAACCACAAATTGTATAGCACTAATGCCAAGAAACAGTGGCTACAACGGGTTAAAGTTTTGCTATGTTGTGTTTGTAGTAATGAGACCAGATCAGTAGAACAAGTATTAGAGGACATTGCTCATAGTATGGCAATATTGTTTGAGGGCAACAAACTTGTATTGTCAGACTTTGTGGCTGGTCTGATGTTAGTGTATCGTGATCAGAAGGAACGGAAGAAAGATGCCAACTATGATCCAGGAGCTAAGTTGAAAACT GCTACATACAACATCATGGCTGATGACCAGTTTACACCAGGCTACAAAATGGACACACCACATGAACCAGTTGACTTCCACTCTCCA GAAACCACACTACTAGGAAAAAATATCAGACACTACTTGAAGTTTGCTATTGGCATATATGGATGGCCAGCACACGTGTACATCAGTCCAATAGCAGGCACTGCCTGTGTGTGTACCCATCTCAG ATGCAGAGCAACTAGCAGGCGTTCAGAAGTTTTTACTGATGATAACTGTTGCCTGTGTAACACAGCAGCAATGAGAGTGCGCTCTGAACTAACAAATGATGAAGACATAATTTACATTTCATTCAAGAATGAG GTGCATTTGCCTCCATTTTCACTCTGCTTTGACCATCCTAATAAAGCTGTGGTGTTGTCAATACGTGGATCAATGTCACTAAAA GATGCTCTGACTGACTTGAACCTGTCAATGACTAGCATACATGTGGATGATGCTGCGTATCATGATCGAGTGATGAAAGTTCATTCT GGAATGCTTCATGCTGCCAAAAATATCAAGAAAATTATTGGCACGAGGTTGACAGAAATATTCAGATCTGAACAG TATCGAGACTACAAGCTGATCATTACTGGTCACTCACTGGGAGCTGGTGTTGCTGCTGTCTTAGCAGTGTTGTATCATAGTAGATATGAAAACCTCCATTGTTATTCCTTCTCTCCACCGGGAGCATTGTTTACACTACCACTAGTGGAGTATTCTAAACCTTTCATTACTACTATCATCTATGGAAGTGACATTGTACCCAG AATGACATTTCGTGGTCTGCTATATCTCAAAAGAACCATGGTAAATCTATTGAAGCAATGTGATCTTCCTAAG CATGCCATCCTTTTCCCATACTTGTTCTGTTGCTATCGACAACAACACAACTATGAAGAGTTTGAAGCATCTGATCTCTATAATTTTTCAAATGAAGAGGAAGGTGTCCTAAAGACTCCAGGTGAAATTTTATCAAGTAATGTAGGGAATATATTGGCTGCTAAAGAG TCTGGTAAGATGTGGCGAAGAAAGACAAAGGAAAGTAGACTCCACAAATTTGTGGAAAAGATACATGCAGTGGAGCAGACACCAGCATTTGTGCCTGGCAGGGTGCTGTACATCAGGGACACTGGTGGAAAAGTGCGCAAAAC TATTACTGATGAGAAGGAGGTTGATGCTGTGTGGGAATCAAACGAGGAATTTTGCCATATCATAGTGGATGCTGATATGTTTAATCACCACCTTCCAAATCTTGTAATAAATGCCGTCGACCGTTTCTATCATCAGAAGATCCAAAGAAAACACAAAGTACCTCGCACACCACCTGTCCATTATAGTAAATTATCAGACAAGCAACAATTAATCACATCGGCAGTAAATCCAATCGCCATGGAGGAGGATTCACCATTTGGCATTGGTAATAACCAACAAGTTGAGGTAGAAATACACAATAATCCTACTAATGAAGACACCGATATTCCCATCTCATGGTTGTAA